DNA sequence from the Epinephelus moara isolate mb chromosome 3, YSFRI_EMoa_1.0, whole genome shotgun sequence genome:
CAACATggagccattctgcataatgaataCATTTACTTTGGatctttaagtatattttgatgctactTATGCtcaattaaaattttaaatgcaggtatttctacactgtgttattgttacttttacttaaattgaGCTTATAGGACTTGATTTTACAATCCCTAAGAGTGATCAGCACTTGCCTGGTATCTTGTGTCTTGAGTGGGAGAGGGGTAATCACTTCATCGGAGTCATCAGGAGAGCACCCTCCTTCATTGGTGTTTCATTGAAAGGCCCCACGACACCTCTGGAGGGCTCCGCTGTGACACCTGGTGTGCCTCCCTCTGCTTTTACCCCTCATGCTGGACATCTTGCAGACCAGTTTGGGTGCTTCCTCTTCTTCAAAGCCAATCACTGCTTCGCTCAGCAGTCTCTGATAGTGACTTGATGGCTTGTCAAAAGACCTGTCCTCAAACCCTCACACTCTTCAGAAGCATGGCTGATGATGTGGCTACAAATCCTCTGCACCCAAACTCTACAGGGAGCACCTGGGTACACCAGCTGCATTGTTCTGCTTCAGCTGCTCGGTCTGTGTACTTCAGGCTTTTGTGTCAatgatctgagtacttcttccacttCTGTTCAAGCCAGCAAGACTGACTGTTAAAGCAACAGATTTGAGGCAGTTTAAAACTTGACGGAAACCTGGGTAGCACTTTATAACAAGGGGAACAAAACATATCAAATACATGACACATGATGATTTAATGCATGACTTAATGTAAGATGTATCACAGATTCTTGTTGTGCACCATCAAAACTCGTCTTTCACCCCCTATTATTGCATGTTACATAAAGTGACATAGGGACCACTGGGTCAAGCAGCAACATGTAGACGTTTGTATTTGACGgacagtttgatttgatttctttgATAATGAGCGGCTGATGAGATGCGTGGGTCTGACATGAAACATTTTCTCAGTAACTGAGCTAATTTGGTGGCATATCAATTAATGTGTGAAGCTGATGACTAATCACATAAAGTCACAGGGCTTTGATTGTCAACTTTAAACAGTAACTTTTCTATGAGAACATCACTGATGTTGAAACAGGCTTTCATGAAAGAGAAAAGCACAACAAACCTGAAACATACAACCTCCAGTGTCTTATAACAATCACGATTGACCTGCAGAGTAATAAAGAAGAGACATCATGGCACGTGCAGGCAGTTAAGTCATTTCTACACTGCTCACCTGATCAGCGCCCACACACGCCTGTCCACCCCCATGACAGCTTTATTTACAGCGGATGAGTGTAGTGACGTAGCTTCACTCTGGCACTATGGACGTGTGGGTGGCCACACTGGAAGTGTCTGCACGTGTTGCTGCTCAGTTCCTTTTTCCTCCCTATAATCAACAAAAGGACAGACGAGCACAGATGAGTAATCTGTTAATTAAAACGCTGTTGTGTGTATCATGGCAGGAACAGTAATTGTCTAAAGTGGAAGAGGGGAGAAGGTATCGTACTACCCACATCTAGCAAAGTTTCAGTGAAAgattgtgtgtgggtgtgtgtatagGATGAGGGTTTTAAGAACCCAGTTGGTCCAGTTGGTCATTCTGCCATAAAAAGCAGCCAACTCAATAAAATGTAGTGAAAAGTTAAAGTCTAATATAATGGATCCaatgtgtgtatacagtatttTATAATACACTGCAGAATCCATCGTCATATTTGAAAAGTTAAAACTTACTTGTGGAGCACTTTCGTTGTTGTAAATGTCAATGTATGTTCAGAGGGTTTTCTCTTCTTGTGACTGTTCATTAGTGTCTTCAGCATCTCATCAGCTAATGCTGCCAGGCTGAGTGTGTTCTTGGCTCGTCCTCTCAGCCGACCACAGCTTGTATTATTAATACGTTGGCTCAGTTATTTAGGTCCCCAATCTGGTCTACAATAAAGTAGAGTAACGGAACAGAATAAAGACATATTTCTGATGAAGTGATGGTCGTCTGTGGAAAACGTCAGCGTCTGCACCTTTGTGTGattatttcttttgttgttttattgtgggaGTGTGTCTTTGGTCTCGCTAAAGGTTTGGAGATGCTTTTCAATCTTTATTCTATTGAAACTGTATCAACTGTAAGTTAGGGATTTATTGTGactaatgtttttgtttctatgcTGATAATTAGTTTGGTGTTAATTATTTAGGATTTgggtttggatttatttagaGTACCCTATCTAACAAATGTCAGTGTAGCAAGGAAAACAGATAGCCAGCTACATTTTTTATTGCTATAAAACTGTGTTTACCATAATTATTTCCTTCTCATTGAGGGGGTGCATGCAGTTCtgttaaaatatttatgttacttttaaatcaaacacaataaaataacctataatgataataataaacaactgtgTAGATATGTGAGCACAGAGGGGGTGTTTAAAGACTAGTGGGAGCAGCCCACAGGTGCGTTAAGTGTGTGGGAGAAAGAGAAACTTATCTCTCCCACCCCCTTCATCCACTCGTTGAGAGTATTTAAACATCTTGTGGACAAATATTTGTGCTCAGTGGGCTGACTGAAGAAATGCCCCGCTGAGCTGACAGCTGAAAAATATCCTTTAACCcctctttttgtctttgttttatgaCCGAGaccctctgtctctgctttaAGTCATTTTAGAGTGATAACCAGGTTGCCATGGTGATCCTCCCGCAGCATAGCAACAACCTCAGCACCGGCCACAGCTCCGTGTCGGACCCCGCCGCCGGCGCGCTGAGCCGGGCGGGTCACACCGCGGCGGCCGTCGTCCTCGGGTTCATCCTGGTGCTGGGCTTCATCGGTAACTTCCTCGTGCTGCTGGTGTTCTCGCGCTTCCCCGGGCTGGTGACTCCGGTCAACCTGCTGCTGGTCAACATCAGCGCCAGCGACATGCTCGTCTGCATCTTTGGGACTCCGCTCAGCTTCGCGGCCAGCGTGCGCGGCAGGTGGCTGACCGGGTCCTACGGGTGCCGGTGGTACGGTTTCTCCAACGCGTTTTTCGGTGAgtgatgaaaaatatttaaaactatctatctatctatctatctatctatctatctatctatctatctatctacagtCTATGATTCTAATCTATTCAGACTGGCTGTGGTTCAGGAGGTCAAAGTTTCactgggcaagatactgaaacAAACTGCTCCTAGTGGctgtgacatcagtgtgtgagtgtgtttaagaTGATTGACAGGTGGctccttgtatggtagccttgcaccagtgcatgaatgtgtgagtgtgaatgtgacatgtagtacTAAAGCGCTTAAGACTAGAAAGGCTCTATACAAGTTGAGGCAAGTAGcataaaataatttcaactAACTGTAACAAGAGTTATAGACATAATATATTGCACTTAAAAAGCATGGCACATGTGTCCCATCATTGCATCTCATAATACAACTATGTATCTTGAAGCAGACATACATATATGCAAGGTAAAACTTTctattaaaggagcagtgtgttgaATTTGGCAGCATCTAGCAGCGAGTTTAAAACCCCCCGCTCATCCAACATGTAGAGAACAACAGTGGGCTGCAGGTAATGTAGAAGCACAGAAGCCCTCTCTATAGAGCcagggtttggtttgtctgctgtGGGCTCCTGGAGAAACATGCTGCTGCACCATGGAGGGCTCCATGGAAGAAGACCAGCTGGAGAATAGAGAGGTGATTGACCTAGTTTGATCTCTACCTGATGCTTTACTTtacagcctctctctctctgtcaggtATTGTGTCTctggtgtctctctctctgctctccttcGAGCGGTACACTGTGGTGCTCCGCAGCACCCAGTCTGACTCCTCTCAGTACAGCAGGGCCAGGCTCGCTGTCGCAGCCTCATGGCTCTACTCACTGGTCTGGACTCTGCCTCCCCTGCTGGGCTGGAGCAGGTCTGTACTGCCCAAATATTAACCCACCACTTCACTCATTAGatcattcagtcattcacttATTCAGCCTGAAGATGCTAAAACTGAGAGGTGCTGCTTTATTTACTTAATAAAAAACTGAAGTAAGAAGTAAGTGCATTTACAATCTGTTACTGTGACATATTGAGTtagtttgtcttttgttttacagGTAAATATCAGTAATGCCCCAAGAGAATAAGCTTATTTTTACTTGCTGTCAAAGTAAAATATTGGACCATTTATTAATCTGATAAATCTTATAAGCATGtctcaaacaagacaaaatgacataaaaaaaaatgaagtctCGGCACACACTAAATCTCagctatttatttaaatatttaatttgaatattttctcaTCTTGTCCTGTCTTCATTTTTGGCTCTGTTGGATTTCTTGAGTTTGAAAACCACCACACTGAATTTTAGATTTTCGTGTTGAACTTCATGATGTTAAATATGGATCATATGTAATCAGAGcatatgttgtgtgttttggagCAGCTATGGGCCGGAGGGTCCCGGCACCACCTGCTCCGTCCAGTGGCACCAGCGTTCGGCCACAGCTCGCTCCTACATCAGCTGTTTGTTCATCTtctgcctgctgctgccgctgctgctcaTGATCTTCTGCTACGGGAGGATCCTGCTGGCTGTGCGAGGGGTAGCGAGACAGGTGAGTGTGCaggatgacctttgacccctctgtgtaatgtgtgatgtttgtaaaagcagtgtgtgtgtgtgtgtgtgtgtgtgtgtgtgtgtttaggtcaCCATGATCAACCAGTCCTCAGCTGAGAGGCGGGAAAGCCGTGTCCTTCTCATGGTGGTCTCCATGGTGACGGGCTACCTATTGTGCTGGATGCCATACGGTGTTGTGGCGATGCTCGCCTCCTTTGGACGGCCCGGCATGGTACCACCTGTCGCCAGTTTAATTCCGTCCCTGCTGGCGAAGACCAGCACCGTCCTCAACCCTGTTATTTATGTGCTGCTCAACAACCAGGTAACAACGATCACCTTTAACTATCTTACACACAGTTAACTCCTCAATTCTTCTAAATAAGATTTGCTTTTCTTCAACTccaaataaaacacaaccagAGGAGCATGTGTACATCTACCAACCATGCACCAGTGAGAGGATAGGGTCAcacttaaacacagaaaaagtgTTTTAACCACACGATATATCCAAAAAGCTTCGCTGTACCTGAACTGGTTTGCTAAACCactgtttattttgtattttgcaaCACAGCTGAGCCTCAGTGTAAATATGGTTTACAATGACACACCAGAATCCTAATTAAAAGTATGGAAACCCATTCCAACCAATGTGACGGGGAAAAAAGATCCAGCAAGTCATTATAATAAGAGACTTTCTTGAAATACTGACTTACTTATCAAAATGCTGATgtcatattgcaacatattgaGAAACTCTGTCAGTATATTGACCTAATATCTCAATATAATGACTTACAGGACATTTTTCAATCACATTGGTGGAAATCAGCCTCCATATAAAAGAGTACTGACCTTTGGACTAACGGTGGGATGTAAGCTATCTGTTGAACAGTTGATTTAAAGTTGCTCCCCTTGCaagtcggcaccagaaatacaAGTCGGTTAacctgttattattttttattttatgtgattgCATTCACAAAGTAAAACTGCCTAAATATGTATTTTCCTACAGAATATCTATTTTCaataaatgctatttattaacttttatttagtgagctgttgtgttttgtagGATAATATGTGATGTTCATAATGCACAATACAAAGTCCAACtcatcacagcagcatttaaaatacaatttggtTACTGAAAAATTTGATTCATGATTTTAAATGGCTGTAGACCACATTTCACCCTCCAGTGCAATATGACTTTGGAGAAATATTTTACATACTAATCAGTATCATCTCTCTTTTGATCTGCGACTGAATAAATTAGCAAAATAATTCAACAAATTTGCAATATTGAGTCGTTGATGTTGTAACCGTATGTTAGCTGTTTGAAAAGAGGGTGAAAAGGAGGTCTTAGACGTTCAGACCGCATATCAACCATTTTTCAAATTGTGCTCcattttgtctgtttcaatTTCCACTTAAATGTCAGGGAAATTAGTGATTAGGAGCTTCAC
Encoded proteins:
- the LOC126387878 gene encoding pinopsin-like, which encodes MVILPQHSNNLSTGHSSVSDPAAGALSRAGHTAAAVVLGFILVLGFIGNFLVLLVFSRFPGLVTPVNLLLVNISASDMLVCIFGTPLSFAASVRGRWLTGSYGCRWYGFSNAFFGIVSLVSLSLLSFERYTVVLRSTQSDSSQYSRARLAVAASWLYSLVWTLPPLLGWSSYGPEGPGTTCSVQWHQRSATARSYISCLFIFCLLLPLLLMIFCYGRILLAVRGVARQVTMINQSSAERRESRVLLMVVSMVTGYLLCWMPYGVVAMLASFGRPGMVPPVASLIPSLLAKTSTVLNPVIYVLLNNQFSRCFLYMIRCSSEAPPTPVHHTLPSSRCVWRHTPTPPTEEQNTAAARLTSRDQQVQRPALVLVAQYAT